Below is a window of Halolamina sp. CBA1230 DNA.
TCGACCTGATAGCCGGTCAGCGTGATCTTGTTCACGGGGTTCGCACGGATCTCGGGGATGTACGTCATCGCGGGGCCGCCGGAGAGCATCCCGCTTGTGGTGACGATCGCGGCGGGCTGGTCGGCGATCCGCTTCCGCTGGCCGTCCCTTCCGGTGACGAACCGTGCGTGAGACTTCGCCCGCCGAAGCGCATCGGCGTCGCGGACGAATTCGGGATACTGCCGCAGCATCTCGGTCACCTCCGTCCCCATCCCGTCGACGTAGCAGGGGATGTCGTGGGCCTCGCAGATCATGAGCAGCTCCTGTGTCCGGCCGATGGCGAACGCCGGGACGACGACCGTGCCGCCCCCCCACAGCGTCGTCTTGACGCTCTGAGCGAAGCGGTGTTCGACGGTCGCTCGCGGGTCGTGTTCGACGTCGGAGTAGGTGCTCTCACACAGCACCACGTCAGCGTCCGGCCTGGCGGTCGACCCCGCGACGAGGCGCTGGCCGACTGGTGGCTCGCCGGCGTCGAAGCCCGCAGGCGGGTCGGCGGCCTCGGGTTCGTCGAGGTGGAAGTCGCCGGTGTAGAGCAGGCGGGTGTCCCCGTCGTCCACGAGCACGTGCGCGCTGCCGGGGATGTGGCCGGCGTTGTAGAACGTCACCTCGTAGCCCGCCGCCTCGAACGTCTCGCGGTAGCCGTGGGTCTCGGAGACCTCCGTTACGCGCTTCACGTCGTTCTCGGTGAACGGGCAGTGCGGCGACTGGCCGTGGAGCTTCAGCGTGTCGCGGGCGAGCGTGAGCGCCAGCTCCCGCGTCGGCGGCGTCCAGTGGATCGGCGGCCGGTTCCGCCCGGAGAGCAGCGCCGGGACCGTCCCCACGTGGTCGAGGTGGCCGTGGGAGACGACGACGGCGTCGGGGTCGGGCGTCCCGACGGGGTACTGCGGCGGCTCGGCGGTCAGCAGGCCGAAATCGAGCAGCAGCGAGTCGTCGACGAGGACGGCGCTGCGGCCGACCTCGCCCGCCCCGCCGAGGAAGCGTAGCTGCATTCGGTCGAAGTCGGCGGCCCCGGGGTTTCCGTCCGTCGGTTCGTCACCAGACGCTCGGAGCGGGCCCGAGCGGTCAGGCGTCGTCCGCGGCACCGGGGTACCGACGCACCGCGAACCCCTCGTAGCCGCCGTAGGCGACGGCGAGCACACCGATCCACCAGTTCCAGCGGTCCGCGGGCGAGCCGTCGGGCGCGTCGGCGAGCTCGTCGACGATCAGGTCGGGCGTGAGCGCGCGGCCGCTGTCCCGGCGGTACCGGCCCGAGTCGGCCAGGTCGGCGGCCTGTCTCGCGACGGTGCGGCGCTCCGGCTCGCTGCCGCCGAAGCGGTCGAGCGCCACGACCAGCGCCTCGGGGTCGAAGACACGGGCGTCCTCACTCATGGTCCCACCCGCCGGCGTTCCGGAACGACGGCACCGTGGCGAGCACGACCGCGAAGGGGGCGCCAGCGCGGTCGTCAGTCATCGTTCGCCCCGACGAGCCGGGGGTGGATAGACGTTCGGGCCAGGGCGAGCGCCGCCGCTGGCGGAGTCGAGCGGCCGAGAGGAGTAAGCCCCCTTCTGTTTCGACCCGGTATTCGGCTGAGCACCCGCGCCCTGCCGTCGCCGGCTGTCCGGACTACCTTCGGGCACGGGCTTGCACCGGCGAGGGTTCGCCGTTCCATCCGTTCCTGCCCGTCGATCTTCGGTGGGTTAGCTCCCTCCCCTTGCGGGTCGGTTCGCACACGCTCGCGGGCGAGGCCCGCAAGCGCGTCCCGGCGGCCGTGGGCCGCCGAGCACCTCATCAGTCGAGGCAGGCGGTCTCGTTTCTGTTCCAGAGCCAGCCGTCTCCGGCTCCGGGCTTGCGCCCGGTCGCCCGTCCGGACGGTGGGGGGACTTTCCTCACGCCCCTTGCTCGCGGGCCGGGGCGCGGGAACCGGGCTCTCTCTGCCGGTTCGTCGTACGTCAGTGGCGGGGTTAAGCGGTTCGGTGGGAGGGCCGTCGCGGGGGACCGATTCAGCCGTCGGCCGAGAGCGGGCGGAGTTCGACGTCGCCGGTCTCGGTCGTGGCCCGGAGGGTGGGGCCGCCGTCGCCGAGCGTGCCGGTGATCGACCTGTCGGTCGCCGTCCCGTCCTGCACCGAGAGCCCGTCGATCTCCACGTCTCCGACCCGCGTCTCCGCGACGAGGTCGGCGTCGAGATCCGGGGCGATCGCGACGGCCACGTCGCCCACGCGTGATTCGAGGGCGGTGTCGCCGTCGATCGCCGGCACGTCCACGTCGATATCGCCCGTCTCGGTGCTCACGTCACCGACCGTCTCTGCGCTCTCGACGTCGACGTCGCCGGTGCTGGACTCGGCAGTGACGGTCCCGGAGACGTCCCGGATCGTCACGTCGCCGACCGACGTGCGGGCCGCGAGGTCTCCGGTCACGGCCTCGACCAGCACGTCACCGACGTCGGCGGCGAGCGATTCGACCGTGAGCGCGCGGGGGACGCGGAGCGTGAGATCCATGCTCGGCGTGCTACCGAGGATGGAGGTATCCCCGGTGTAGCGGGCGGTCAGCGCGAGTCGGCCGTCCGTGCGCTCCGCCGAGAGGTCGAGATCGGCCAGGTCGACGCCGACGGAGCTCGACTGCTTGACGGCGTGGACGTGAACGTCCTCGCGCTCCTCGCCGCGGACGGTCACGTCGCCCACCTCGGCGTCGATAGCCAGTGCGGTCGCGCCCTCGGTGGCGATACTGCGATCCTCCTCGATGCGCTTACCGACGAACGGCGTGGCGCCGGAACAGCCGGCGAGCCCGGCCAGCACGGCCGTGCCGACGCCGGCCAGCAGTCGGCGTCTGGTTGGGGTCCGTTTCACAGGTGGACTGTCGACCCCCTCACACTTCAAGCGTGCTCGCCGACTGGCGAGGCAGCGAGTCGACGAAAAGACTATATACTCCTTCGATCGCCGTCGTCCGGCGAACGCCAGATCAGGTACCCTCCAGCGAGTAGAGCACCGCGAGCAGGCCGGCGACGTTCGCGAGCAGCACGCCGAGCAGCGTCGCCGCGTCAGAGAGCCCGAGCAGCGGGCCGACGCCGTACGTGACCGGGAACGGGACGACCGCGATACAGGCCACGCCGACCGCGAGGAAGCGCATCGCCCGGCTGTCGTTGCGTCGGTACCCCCGGTGGGCCAGCCACGCGACGACGACGCCCGCGGCCGCGGTCGCGGCGGAGGCGAGGGTTAGGAGGGTGGCGGCGTCAACCACGGTCGAACACCACCGTGAGCACGATCAGGAGGCCGACGAGCTGGCTGCTCGTCGCCGCCAGCGCCCGCGTCGTCGCCGACACGTCGCCGACGTTGGTGAGCACGAGTCGGAGCACGAACGGCACCGTCGTCAGCAACACCAGCCCGACGAGCAGGCCGAGCATCGGACGACCGCCGCCGCGGCGGTAGCCGCGGTAGAGCCTGGCGGCGACCGCCAGCGAGAGCACGGTCGCGACCAGCAGCGCGAGCAGCGCGGCGAGCACCACGACGGTCGCCCCGCCGGTGGCCGTCTGGAGCGGAACCGTGGCGGGTGCAGGCGTGAGCGTCATTTGAACCCCTCGTAGAGTCGGGTGAAGCGGTCGGCTGGCTCCTCCTCCTCGGTGTACTCGACGTCGATATCGTACCCCTCCGCGCCGACGTGGACGTGGACCGCCTCGAGCGTGGCGTCGTACTCCTTGTAGTGGTGGCCGCCGGGGTCCAGTCGCTGCTGGTCGGTCAGCAGCCCCGCCGCCTCCAGGCGTTCGACGCGCCGGTAGATGGTGGAGGGGTCGGCGTCGCAGGCGTCGCTGAGCGCGTCGACCGATTTGGGCTCCTCGCGGGTCTCCGCGAGGATTACCCGGACGTACTCGTCGCCGAGGAGGTCGACCACGTCCTCGCCCGCGTCGCTCATCGAGCACACGCACGGCGTCGCAGGGCAAAGTTCCTCGGGGTCGACACGAGCCGGGGTTCGTGAGGCCGCAGGAAAAACCCCCACCGCGAGTGGACGAGTCGGCGAACTGACCCGAACCCTTATTCGGGCACGGCCGCCAGCAACGCGGGAGATGTCCTCCGCCACCGCGGCCACGTCGCCGCGTGCCGGCCGCCTTCGGTCGTTCGTCACCGCGCCGATCCGCCCGCAGACGTACCTGAACCTCGCCTACCTCGTGCTATCGTTCCCGCTGGGGCTGGCGTACTTCGTGGGCACGACGATCGCGCTCGGTGTCGGGATCGGGCTCTCGTTCGTCCTCGTCGGCATCCCGCTGGTCGCGACGACCGTCGCGGGCACGCTGGTGATCGTGGGGTTCGAACGACGCCTCACGTCGTGGCTGCTCGGCGTCGACGTGCCCGCACGGACGGAGCTGGCGGGCGACGGCTGGTGGGAGAAGACCCGCGCGCTGGCGACCGAGCCCGGGACGTACGCGGGGCTGCTGTACATCCCGCTGAAGTTCGCCGTCGGGATCGCCGCGTTTCTCGTCGTGATGAACGCGCTCGTCACCGGCGTCGCGCTGCTGTCGGTGCCGCTGCACTACGGCGAGCCGGGGCTGTACGTCGGGCTCGTGACCGACCGCCCGGTCGAGCTCCACCCCGCGCTCCACTTCGGCTGGAACCGCCTACTCGTCGGCGTCGAGGCGGCCGTGACCGTCGAGGCGTGGCGGGTCCGGACGTTCCCCCAGGCGCTCGCTGCCGCCGGCGCCGGCGTCGTCGTCCTGCTGGTCGGACTCTCGGCGCTGAACTGGCTCGCCGCCGTCCACGGCCGACTGACCGCTCGACTCCTCTCCCGGACGTACGACCCGGTTTCGGGGCTCGGTTCGGACGAGGAGTGAAGGAGGGGGAGGGAGCCGTCCTTCTGACTACCAGGCGTCCTCGAGCACGTCCTCGATCTCCGCGACCGAGGGCTGGACCGGCGCCTCCGCGAACAGCCCGTCGTCGTGGATAATCTCCGCGATGTCGGACAGGTCGTCCCGCGAGAGCCCGTCGATCGCCCGGAGCCGACTGGGGAGGCCGAGATCGTCGCGGACCCCCGCGACGGCGTCGACGACCGCCGCCGCGAGTTCGTCGTCGTCCATCGACGGCTCGGCGACGCCCAGCGCCTCCGCGAGCAGGCGCCGGCGGCCGTCGACCTCCGAGAACACGTACCGCAGCACGTCCGGCGCGAGCACGCCGTGGACCGTCCCCTGGTGGGCGTCGTAGTCGTTCGAGAACCCGTGGCCGAACGCGTGGATGATCGACGCGCGGTAGGCGCCCGGCGTGGAGATACCGTACTGCGCACAGACGACGCCCGCGACCGCGTCGTCGAACTGCTCGGGGTCGGGGTCGTCTTCGGTCAGTTCGCCGAACCCGGACCGCATCAGCGAGAGCCCCCGGCTTGCGGTGCCGTCGGTGATCGGCGTCGCGTGCGGGGAGTAGCAACACTCGACGGCCTTGTCGAACCCGTTCATCGCCGACGCGGTGAGCATCGATCGCGGCGTCGTCTCGAACAGTTCCGGGTCGTAACACAGCGCGGTCGGCATCAGTCGACGGTTGCTCACGCCGCCGCTGGGGATCTCGCTCGGGTCGGCGTCCGCGTCGAGCGAGAGGCCGACGCCGCCGATAACCGAGAGATCCGCGCCCGCGAGCGTCGTCGGCACCGCGATCACGGGCGTCGGGTGGCCGTCGTCGGCGACCGGGACCGAGCCGGCGTCGAGCGCGTGTTCGGCGGCCGCGGCGGGGTCGGCGTAGCTCCCGAGCGCGCTGGCGACTTTCGCGGTGTCGAGGCTGGAGCCGCTGCCGACCGCGACGATCGCCTCGGCGCCGGTCTCGTGCACCTCGCGGGCGGCCGCGAGCGCCGCGCCGAGGGTCTTCGCTGGGGTGGTCTCGTCGAACACGCCGGCCAGCGCGTCGCCGAGACCGGCCTCGACGGGGTCCATCACGTCGCGGTTGGCGCCCACGTTCTCGCCGGTCACCACTAGCGCCGAGGCGAGCCCGCGGGCCGCGAGCAGGTCGCCCAGGTCGCCGGCGGCGCCGCGGCCGAACCGGATCTCGCCGGGGTCGTAGTCGAGCGTGAACTGTCGGTCGTTCATACCGGCAGGTCGGCGCCGAGCCACATCAACCCGGCTACCCCGACATCAGTCGAGGTCGTCGAGGAACTCGCCCAGTTCGTGGTTGTAGCGCTCGGTCGCCTCCCGGAACGGGCTGTGTCCGGTGTCGGGGTAGATCGAGAGCTCGGCGTCGGGCAGGCGCTCGGCGGCCGCGCGGGCGGCGTCGGCGTCGACGACGGCGTCATGGGCGCCGTGGGTGAGCAACACCGGGAGCGAGAGGTCCACGAGCGCGTCGACGTGTGAGCGTTCGCGGTCCCGCATCGCGTCCCGGACGAACGGCGGCGTCGCCGCGGCGGTGCCGAGCAGCAGGTAGCGCTCCTCGGGCGAGGGACGGTCGTGGAAGCAGATCCGGACGAACCGATCGAGCGCCGCCGTCGCCGTCTCGGCGTCCGTCGAGACGATGTCGGGGAACAGGTCGAGGTAGTCGGGGCCCAGCCACTCGGTCGTCCGCGGCGTTCCGATCCCGAGGACGATACCGACGAGGTTCGCCCCGCGGACGCGGTCGGTGCCGTGGACCGCGAGGTAGTCGAGTGCGACGAGCGAGCCGTACGACCAACCCACGAGCGCGAACGAGTCGAGCGAGAGCGCGTCCGCGACGGCCTGTACGTCGTCGGCCCACACCTCGCTCTCCCGGTAGCCCGAGTCGGGCTTCTCGGAGTCGCCGTGACCCCGGAGATCCATCGCGACGAAGCGGTAGCGATCCGCGAGCGAGGAACGCAGTTGGTCGCGCCAGGAGAGGTGGCTCAGCGAGTAGCCGTGGAGGAACAGCACCGCGGGCGCGTCGGTCGGCCCCGACTCCGCGACGTGGATCGCCGGCCCGTCCGGGCGGGAGACGGTGTGGGTTCGCATCGGTAGCCGTTTCGGCCGGAGGGCCGTGAGCTTTCGGCCGGCGGAACACCTCGGTCAGCCGGCGTTCGACGGCACGTCGACGCGCTCGGCCAGTCCGAGCACTCGCTCGCGGAGCGTCGCCGCGTCCGGCGCCAGCAGCCGGACCATCGGCTCCTTCCCGTGGGCGCCGCCGTCGACGATCGCGTCGGGTGCGTCGCCGTCGCGCCGGGTCAGCACGCGCTCGGCGACCCAGTCCATCGTCCCCGCCGCGTCGGCGGGCTCCGCGGTCCGGTCGACCGTCGCGACCGCCAACTGCTCCCCGACGGCCGCACGAACCGCGTCGCTCGCCCGGAGGTTGCAAGCCGCCGTCACGGTCGAGTCGTGCTCGCGAACGCCGAGCAGGAGCCGCGCGACGTGGCTCGACGCGCCCATCGCGGCCCCGCCAGGTGCGCGCACGCCGCCGGGGACGCGGGTGAGGCGTCCCTCGGAGGCGGCCACGTCCGCCGGCTCGGTCGCGGTCGTCGTGGCGACGACAACGGTGGTGCCGACCTCGGGAATCAGCGGCGCCACCTCGGGCGTCTCGAACGCCCGGACCGTCTCCCGGACCGCGTCGAGCGCTCGCGGCGCGTCAGCGCGTGCCCGCAGGTCGGCGAGAGAGTGGACCGGACCGACGCCCTCCCCGATGTCGAGGCCGTGGGTGACCGCCCGTCGGAGCAGCGACTCCGCGTTCGCCACGGCCTCGAAGCGGTCGCACCCCAACGCGAGATCGGCGGCGACGGCGGCCGAGAGGGTACAGCCGCTGCCGTGGCTGTTCGCGTCCGGGACGCGGCGCGAGCGGAACTCCCGGATCTCGTCGCCGACGAACACGTCGACCACCTCGTCGCCGTCGAGGTGGCCCCCGGTCACGAGCGCCGCGTCGGCCCCCATCTCGCGGAGCGCCTCGCCGGCCTCGGCCGCGTCGGCGGGCGTCTCGACTCCCACGTCGGTGAGCAGTTCCGCCTCCGGCGCGTTCGGCGTCACCAGCGTCGCCGCGGGGACGAGGCGGTCGCGGACGACCTCCTCGCCGTCCGCGGAGAGCAGACGGTCGCCGCTCTGGGCGACCACGACCGGGTCGACCACGACCGGGAACTCGGCGGCTTCGAGTTCGTCGGCCGCTGCGGCGGCCACCTCGGCGTCCGCGAGCATCCCGGTTTTCGCCGCATCGACGCCGAGGTCCTCGTTCACGGCGCGGATCTGCTCGCGGACCAGTTCGGGGTCGGTCCGCTCGCTGGCCCGCACGCCCGTCGTGTTCTGGGCCGTGAGCGCGGTGATCGCCGACGCGCCGAACGCGCCGCGGGCCCCGATCGTCTTCAGGTCGGCCTGGATCCCGGCGCCGCCGCCGCTGTCGGAACCGGCGACGGTGAGCACGACGGGGCGGCCCATCAGTCGTCGGCGGGGCCGGGCTGTGCGCCGGGCATCCCGACGCTCGGCGCGTCGTGGCCGAGTTCGTCGATGGCGACCTGCGCGGCCTTCTTCCCGGAGAGCAGCATCGCCCCGAACGTCGGGCCCATCCGAGTCAGCCCGTGGGTGGTGGCGGTCGCGAGCCCAGCCGTGATGAGGCCCTCGTGGACCTTACCGGTCTGCTCGACGACCGCGTCCTCGCTTTCCCCGACCCACATGGAGTCGTGGCCCGGCGAGTCGTGGCCGGGGGCGCCGTACTCGCCGTCCTCGGAGCTGTCCATCCCGACCGAGCCGGTCTCCTCGATGCCGGGGGCGTCGATCACGCCGCGTTCGTGGAGCTTGGAAACGACGACCGCCTCGTGGCCGGTCGCGTCGATCACCAGATCGGCCTCAACCGCGACGGGGTCGACGCAGGTGAGTTCCCGGGGGAGGGAGTGGACCGGCGTCCAGTTCAGCACGACGCCGGACACCTCGTGGTCCTCGCGCACGACCACGTCGGTGAACTCCGTCATGTTCTGAATCCGCGCGCCGGCGTCGCAGGCGGCCTTGATCAGCGCCGAACTCGCGTGGGGCGCGGTGGCGACGTGGAGCCCCTCGGCCTCATCGCTCTCCTCGGAGGGGACGCCGAGCTCGTCGAGCACCTCGTGGGCCGGCTCCCGGACGGTGAGCTTGTTCATCAGGAACCCGCCGAGCCAGAACCCGCCGCCGAGGTAGTTGTTCTTCTCGACGACGGTGGCGTCGACGCCGCGCTCGGCGAGCTCCTTCGCCGCGACCAGCCCGGACGGGCCGCCGCCGACGATCACCACCTCGCTCTCGGTGAAATCCATGAACTCGTCGTGCCACTCGTCGGCGATTGCACGGGTGACCTCTGCCTCGCTCGCGTCGGTGAAGCCGTCGAACGTCATCGATTACTACGTGGTACTACTGAGTAGTTAAACGTTGGGTCGCGCCGGCGTGCCGCTCTCCGAGCGCTTAGGAACCCCCCGACGGTACGTCCACGCGATGAGTCGCGACACGGACGAGCGGGGGACCGTCACGTTCACCGTCGACGGTGCGTGGGAGGGGTTCCGGCGCTGTCTCCCGGTCGCGGCCGGCGTCGGCGGCTACGGCCTCGTGTTCGGGGTGGTCGCGCGGCGGTCGGGGCTGAGCGTCGCGGAGGCCGCGCTCATGAGCGCGACCGTGTTCGCGGGCGCGGCCCAGCTGATCGCCGTCGAGCTCTGGGCCGATCCGATCCCGATCGTCGCGGTGCTGACGACGACGCTCGTGGTCAACGCCCGGTACGTGCTGATGGGCGCGGCGCTGCGCCCGTGGTTCGCCCGACTCCGGCCCGGCCACGCCTACGGCAGCGTGTTCTTCCTGATCGACGAGACCTGGGCACTGACGATGGGCGAGCTGGGCGAGGGGTCGGGCAGGGGCGCGTTCATGCTCGGCAGCGGGGTCGCCGTCTGGCTGTTCTGGGTCGCCGCGACGATCGTCGGCGCGAGCATCGGCGCCGCGATCGGCGACCCCAGCCGGTACGGGCTGGATTTCGTGCTGCCCGCGATCTTCATCGCGATCGCCGTGGGGCTCTGGGAGGGGAAGTCGACACTCCTCCCGTGGGGCGTCGCGTTCGTCGTCGCGGTCGTGACCGCCGACGTCCTCACCGGGCGGTGGTACATCCTCGCCGGCGGGATCGCGGGCAGTCTCGTGGAGGTGATCCGTGTCAGTCGTTGAACTGGGTCCGACGGTGGTCGCCGTCGTCGCCGCGATGGCGGTGCTGACCTACCTCACGAAAGCGGGCGGCTTCTGGCTGCTCGGTCACGTCGACACGTCCGAGCGCGTCGACGCCGCGCTCTCGGTGCTGCCCGGCGCCGTCGTCGTCTCCATCGTCGCCCCGGAGCTGCTGAACGGCGGGCCGAGCGCGTGGATCGCCGGGGCGGCGGTGGTGCTGCTCACCCGGAAGACGGGGAGCCTGCTGGCCGCGCTGGTCGGCGGGCTGGGCGTCCTGCTCGCGGTGCGGGCAGTGATCTAGGGGTCGTGGACCTCGTTGAGCGCGTCGACGGTCGGCGCGTTCACGATCCGGACGACGTTGCCGTCCCGGGTCACGCGGAACGCGTCCTCGAAGGAGCCGTCGGCGACGCGGTAGACGCCCTCACCGTCGACGGTCGCGTTCAGCGACTCGGTGAGTAGCCCGCGGTACGCACGAGCGAACTGCCGGGCGTCGCGGTCGCTCTCCCAGCGGGTCTTCAGGACGTAGCCGTCCGCCGCCGGGTCGTCGCTGTCCGCGTCGAAGTACGGCACCAGTTTGTCGCCCGCCCAGCCCTCGGTCGCCGGGTGGGAGTAGTTGTACGCGGAGTACGGGCCGGGCTCGCTACGCAGCGTTCCACGATCGATCGCGCGCTGCTGCCACAGCATCGCGAACAGCGTCGCCTCGCCCATCCGGGTCGCGCTGGCGCGGTCGAACGCCGCGGTCGAGCGGTCCGGTACGGTCACGCTCGCGGGGCGGTCCTCGGGGTAGTCGCTCGGGTGGATCAGCTGTTCGCTCGACTCGGGCGGCCGGACGTACAGGTCGTTCACCGCCGCCCAGCCGCCGCGCTGGCGGACGCGGTGGACCAGCGTCGGCCCCTCGCTGTACGGCGCGTAGACGGTGAGGTACAGTCCGAGGTTCCGGTCGGCGACACCGCCCGCACTGCTGCTTTCCGGCAGCGGGATACAGTCCCACTCCGCGTCGCAGCGCTCCTCGTACTTCGCCTCGACGTAGCTGGCGTCGCCCTCGACCACGCCAGTCTGGGCCGTCGCCTCGTCGGGGTTGTCGGCGCCGCCGAGCAGCGAGAGCCGCTGGTCCTGGAGCGCGTGCATCAGTTCGTGGGCCAGCGTCGTCCGGTCGACGGTCGGCGTCTCGTTGCCGCTCACGAGGACGATCCGGTCCGACGCCGAGGAGTAGTACCCCAGCACGGAGCCGCCGTAGATCTCGGCGAACGCCCCGCCGACGGTTCGATCCTCGCCGACCAACATCGCCGCCTCGTAGCGCTGTTCGCGGGCGCGCTCGGCGGGCGTGTCGACGGTCGTGTCGCGGCTCGACCCGTTCAGGTACTCCTCGCGGGAGATCACCTCCACCGGCACCGTCTCCCGGAACTCCAGCCCGCGAACGAGTTCGACGCGGGCCATCGTCCGGGCGACGACGGCGTCGAGTTCGGACTCGTTCAGCCCGTCGCTCGCGTCGACGGCGAGGTCGTCGGTCGCGGCGTAGCCGTTCTCGACGCCGAGACGGTCGCCGTCGGGCGACGGCGACGGCGCCACCGGCGCCGCACAGCCGGCGAGCAGCAGACAGCAGACGACCGCGATAGTTCGCAGGGTCACATCGAAAAGTCCGCCGGCGAACGGAAAAGAGCTACCGGCGGCGGGCGAGCAGCGCCGCACCCAGCAGCGCGAGCAGCCCAGTGAGCACCGAGAACCCCGGCGACTCGGTCGTCGTGGCTGACTCGGTCGGTGTCGGGCTGTTCTCGTCCGGTGGCTCGGTTTCGGTCGGTCCCACCGTCGGCGTGGGCGTCGGCGTCTCGACGTTCGTATCGACCGAGCCGCGCACCTCGGTCAGCCCCCCGACGGAGGGCGCGTTCACGATCGTCACCGTGTCGCCCTCGACGGTGACGTGGAACGCGTCGGCGAACGACCCCTCGTCGATGCGGTAGGTGTCCTCGCTGACCTGTTCGGCGCCCCAGTACGCCAGGAGCTCCTCGTAGGCGCCGCGGAACTCGGTCGCCTCGGCGTCGCTGTCCCAGACCAGCCGCCAGACGTAGCCGCCCTCGCCGGCGTCGTTCCGGTAGACGTGCATCCGGTCACCGTCCCAGCCGGCGGCCGCGTCGAACCCGTAGTTCAGCGGATCGAACTGGCTGAGCTGGCCGGAGTCGGTGTAGTTGAACCAGGTGTTCTGGAAGTTCGGGACCGCCTGGTACCCCTGCGGGGAGCGCCCGGCGTACCACGGGTAG
It encodes the following:
- a CDS encoding Hvo_1808 family surface protein — encoded protein: MTLRTIAVVCCLLLAGCAAPVAPSPSPDGDRLGVENGYAATDDLAVDASDGLNESELDAVVARTMARVELVRGLEFRETVPVEVISREEYLNGSSRDTTVDTPAERAREQRYEAAMLVGEDRTVGGAFAEIYGGSVLGYYSSASDRIVLVSGNETPTVDRTTLAHELMHALQDQRLSLLGGADNPDEATAQTGVVEGDASYVEAKYEERCDAEWDCIPLPESSSAGGVADRNLGLYLTVYAPYSEGPTLVHRVRQRGGWAAVNDLYVRPPESSEQLIHPSDYPEDRPASVTVPDRSTAAFDRASATRMGEATLFAMLWQQRAIDRGTLRSEPGPYSAYNYSHPATEGWAGDKLVPYFDADSDDPAADGYVLKTRWESDRDARQFARAYRGLLTESLNATVDGEGVYRVADGSFEDAFRVTRDGNVVRIVNAPTVDALNEVHDP